Genomic DNA from uncultured Erythrobacter sp.:
AGGCGTACCCGGAAAACCCGCTGCTGCCCGCCGATCTCGAAGCGCGTTACACTGCGCGTGAGCTGACCTATGCGATCGCAACCGAACTGCATGCGCCGCTCAACCTGCCGGTGCTCAAATATCTGAAAGACCCGCTCGGCCATCCGCAGCGGGTAATCGATCACTGGTATCGCCATTGGCTCAAGCGCACGCTCGATCCGGTTGAAGCGCGGCTCAAACAGATCGGAACCGAGAATTTCCTTGGCGATAAACCCGGTCTGTTCGAAACCGTGCTGATCCCGCAGATCTATAATGCTCGCCGGTTCCATTACGACCTGACATTGCACCCGCGAATTACGAAGATCGAAGCCGCCTGCCTCGGCCTGCCGGAATTCCAGCGCGCGCATCCTGAAAACCAACCCGACAATCCGAATAGGGCCTGACGTCTATGAAACTCGCCACACTCAACGATGGAACACGCGACGGCAAATTGGTCGTCGTTTCCAAGGACCTGACCCGCTGCTGCGCCGCCGGATATATCGCCCCGACAATGCAGGCCGCGCTCGACGATTGGGCGCGGATTGCGCCGGAGCTGGAAGTGCTGGCCCGTGATGTTGAACATGAAACGGTGCCGTGCGAACGCTTCCATGAGCGGCAGGCGCATTCGCCGCTGCCGCGCGCGTACCAGTGGGCAGACGGCTCGGCCTATATCAATCACGTCGAGTTGGTGCGGCAGGCGCGCGGTGCGACAGTGCCCGATAGTTTCTATCACGACCCACTAATGTATCAGGGCGGCAGCGACGGTTTCCTGCCCCCGCGCGCCGACATTCCGCTGGGTGACACGGCGTGGGGCTGTGACATGGAAGGCGAAGTCGCCGTAATCGTCGACGACGTGCCGATGGGCGTTTCGGCGGAAGATGCAGCGAAGCACATCAAGCTTGTGATGCTGGTCAACGACGTGTCCCTGCGCGGGCTAATCCCGGGCGAACTCGCCAAGGGTTTCGGCTTCTTCCAGTCCAAGCCTGCGAGCGCGTTCTCGCCGGTTGCAGTCACACCCGATGAGCTGGGCGATGCGTGGAAGGATTCGCTGATCCACCTGCCGTTGATGGTCGATTACAATGGCGAGCCATTTGGCCGCGCAGAGGTCGGCGTGGATGCGACCTTCAACCTCTCGCAATTGGTCGCGCATGCGGCAAAGACCCGCTCGCTGACAGCTGGCTCGATCATCGGCTCCGGCACGATCTCGAACAAGGGCGCAGATGGCGGCCCCGGCAAGTCGGTCGCCGAAGGCGGCCTCGGCTATTCCTGCATTGCCGAAATCCGCATGATCGAAACGATCCGCGACGGCGAAGCAAAGACGCGCTTTATGGCACCAGGCGATACGGTGAAGGTCGAGATGCGGGACGCAGATAACCACTCGATCTTTGGCAGCATCGAGCAGACGGTGGTGGGGGTTTAGGCCTCAAGCTTAGGCAGCTCGGTGACCATCGGCTTGTGACTCCAGCGCTCGGCTAGCTTCAGGATGTCCGTCCCCGCGAGTGTAACTGTCGCCGTGTTGCGAAGCGGGTGAACGCCAACTGCATCATCGCCGGACAGCTCCGCGTCGAGTACCAGCTTGATGCTATCCGGCTCGGCGTTGATCATTGCCAGCGGCGTGACTGATCCGGGCTTTATGCCGATCAGGCGCTCCATATCTTCCGCCTTGCCGAAGCTCAGGCGCTTGCTCCCGATCTGTGCGGGAACACCTTTCAGGTTCACCCGAGCCTCCGCCGGAACCGTCAGCAGGAAGAACGCCCCGCCTGCGTCTTTCAGGAACAGGTTCTTGGTGTGCAGGCAGGCAATGTCGGTCTTGATCGCGCGGCTTTCCTCGACGGTGAAGACTGCCTCATGCTCAT
This window encodes:
- a CDS encoding prolyl-tRNA synthetase associated domain-containing protein, whose translation is MRGEAGLMEDLRELGIAHAVHEHEAVFTVEESRAIKTDIACLHTKNLFLKDAGGAFFLLTVPAEARVNLKGVPAQIGSKRLSFGKAEDMERLIGIKPGSVTPLAMINAEPDSIKLVLDAELSGDDAVGVHPLRNTATVTLAGTDILKLAERWSHKPMVTELPKLEA
- the maiA gene encoding maleylacetoacetate isomerase; this encodes MKLHGYYRSSTSYRLRIALELKGLDYENIPVNLLEAEQKGDAYTSRNPFGSVPMLEADGRDRAQSMALLEWLDEAYPENPLLPADLEARYTARELTYAIATELHAPLNLPVLKYLKDPLGHPQRVIDHWYRHWLKRTLDPVEARLKQIGTENFLGDKPGLFETVLIPQIYNARRFHYDLTLHPRITKIEAACLGLPEFQRAHPENQPDNPNRA
- a CDS encoding fumarylacetoacetate hydrolase family protein, giving the protein MKLATLNDGTRDGKLVVVSKDLTRCCAAGYIAPTMQAALDDWARIAPELEVLARDVEHETVPCERFHERQAHSPLPRAYQWADGSAYINHVELVRQARGATVPDSFYHDPLMYQGGSDGFLPPRADIPLGDTAWGCDMEGEVAVIVDDVPMGVSAEDAAKHIKLVMLVNDVSLRGLIPGELAKGFGFFQSKPASAFSPVAVTPDELGDAWKDSLIHLPLMVDYNGEPFGRAEVGVDATFNLSQLVAHAAKTRSLTAGSIIGSGTISNKGADGGPGKSVAEGGLGYSCIAEIRMIETIRDGEAKTRFMAPGDTVKVEMRDADNHSIFGSIEQTVVGV